In the genome of Luteitalea pratensis, the window GTCATGAACTGCACCTCGGCCCCGAGGCATCCTTGCCCGACCGGATGCGGATGACGGTGCGCGGCGGCGTGATCGAAGCGACACGATGGGCGGTGGTGGTGTTCGTGCTCGGCGCCGGCGCGGTGTGGCTCGCCGGACGCAGGGGTGGCGGCGACACGCATGACGGCCCGGTCGACCGGAGCGGGTTGCTGGACGACTGAGAGTGGTGATCGAGCATTCCGTCGACCTGAAGGTCGACGGCTACAGTCGTCGGCGGAGCCGTCGGGTCATCGCCAACGCGTCGCAGCTGACCGGGCGCGACTATCTCTTGTCCATCGGGATGTAGTCCCGGGTGCGGTAGCCCGTGTAAATCTGCCGAGGGCGGGCGATTTTCTGGTCCGGGTCGCGGTGCAGTTCATCCCACTGTGCGACCCAGCCTGCGGTCCGGGGGATGGCAAACAGCACCGTGAACATCTCGGGCGAGAAGCCGAGCGCCTGGTAGATCAGGCCGGAATAGAAGTCGACGTTCGGATAGAGCTTCCGCTTGACGAAGTATTCGTCCTCGAGCGCGATCTTCTCGAGTTCGAGCGCGAGGTCGAGCAACGGGTTCGTGCCGGTGACCTCGAACACGTCGTAGGCGGCCTTCTTGATGATCCGGGCGCGCGGGTCGTACGACTTGTAGACGCGGTGCCCGAAGCCCATGAGACGGCCCTCGCCCTTCTTCACTTTCGCGATGAAGTCCGGGACGTTGGCCTTGCTGCCGATGTGCCGCAGCATTGTCAGGACCGCTTCGTTGGCGCCACCGTGCAACGGCCCGTAGAGCGCGGCCGCCGCACCGGCCAGCGCCGAATACGGATCCACCTCGGAACTGCCGATCGCGCGCATGGCGTTGGTGCCGCAGTTCTGCTCGTGATCGGCGTGCAGGATGAACAGGATGTCCAGCGCGCGCTCGAGGATCGGGTTCACCTCGAACTTCGCTTCGGTCATCTTGAACAGCATGTTCAGGAAGTTGCCGGCGAAGTTGAGGTTGTTGTCCGGGTAGACGTAGAACAGCCCCTTGCTGTGACGGTACGCGTAGGCCGCGATCGTCGGTGACTTGGCAATGAGCTTCTGGATGTGCTCGAGGCGGACGTTGGCATCGCTGACGTTCTTGGCATCCGGGTAGAACGTCGAGAGCGCGCCCACGGTACTCAGGAACACGCCCATCGGATGCGCGTCGTAGCGGAAGCCGCGCATCAGGTGCTTGATGTTCTCGTGCAGCAGCGTGTGCTTGAGGATGCCCTGTTCCCAGTCCTGCAGCTGCGCCGTCGTCGGCAGCTCGCCGAACATCAGCAGGTACGCCACTTCGAGGTAGGTGCTCTTCTCGGCGAGTTGCTCGATCGGGTAACCGCGGTACTCGAGTACGCCCTTGTCGCCATCGATGTAGGTGATGGCGCTGCGGCACGAGGCGGTGTTGGTGAACGCCGGGTCGTACGTCATCAACCCGAAGTCGTCGTCCGACACCTTGATCGTGCGGAGGTCGATGGCCTTGATGGTGCCGTCGGTGATCGGCACGTCGTACTGCTTGCCAGTGCGGTTGTCGGTAATCGTAAGCGTGTCAGCCATCGCGTCGCATCAGGGGGAGGCGCCTACAGGTCGGTCGCCTCGGGGTCGTCCGGATCCATGTCGGGCGGCGTGTCATCCGCCGGACCCTCGACGCGGTAGTCGCCGTCGAGCCAGTGGGAGAGGTCCAGCCACTGGCAACGTTCACTGCAGAACGGCTGCCAGCGCGGATCCACGGGCTGTTGGCGACAGTATACACAGAGCATCGCGTCCGGCACGGCTCGATCCTAGCAGGCTGCCGGTGTCCCCGCCGTGGCTATCCAGGCGGTCCGTGGTGGCGGACGTCGCGGGCCGAGACCATGAAGATCACGTCCTCGGCGATGTTGGTGGCGTGGTCGGCAATGCGCTCGAGGTGCCGGGCGATGAGGATCAGGTCCAGGGACGGCTCGATCGTCTCCGGTGCGCCCTTCATCACCGGGACGAGATCGATCGAGACCTGGGACTTCAAGGCATCCACGATGTCGTCCGTGTCGAGCACATTCTGGGCAAGGGCCACCTCGCGACGCACGTAGGCGTCGAGCGCGTCGCGCAGCATGCGCTGCGCCAGGTCGGCCATTCTGGGGATGTGATCGAGAGGCCGTAGTGGCGTGTGGTGCAGGTAGCGCTGGACCGCCTCGGCGACGTTGACGGCCAGGTCGCCGACCCGCTCCAGATCGGTGTTGATCTTGACGGCGGCGACGACGGCACGCAGGTCCACCGCGACCGGTTGATGCAGGGCGAGCAGCTTCACGCAGCGCTGGTCGATCTCGATGTGCAGGCCGTTGATCCGCTGGTCGCCCGACTGCACGCGGCTCGCGAGCGCCGCATCGCGATCGACGAGCGCGGCGGTCACCAGCCGGACCTGCTCTTCGGCGAGCC includes:
- a CDS encoding citrate synthase translates to MADTLTITDNRTGKQYDVPITDGTIKAIDLRTIKVSDDDFGLMTYDPAFTNTASCRSAITYIDGDKGVLEYRGYPIEQLAEKSTYLEVAYLLMFGELPTTAQLQDWEQGILKHTLLHENIKHLMRGFRYDAHPMGVFLSTVGALSTFYPDAKNVSDANVRLEHIQKLIAKSPTIAAYAYRHSKGLFYVYPDNNLNFAGNFLNMLFKMTEAKFEVNPILERALDILFILHADHEQNCGTNAMRAIGSSEVDPYSALAGAAAALYGPLHGGANEAVLTMLRHIGSKANVPDFIAKVKKGEGRLMGFGHRVYKSYDPRARIIKKAAYDVFEVTGTNPLLDLALELEKIALEDEYFVKRKLYPNVDFYSGLIYQALGFSPEMFTVLFAIPRTAGWVAQWDELHRDPDQKIARPRQIYTGYRTRDYIPMDKR
- the yacG gene encoding DNA gyrase inhibitor YacG, with translation MPDAMLCVYCRQQPVDPRWQPFCSERCQWLDLSHWLDGDYRVEGPADDTPPDMDPDDPEATDL
- the phoU gene encoding phosphate signaling complex protein PhoU, which encodes MEPISRMVPQVQEHLDALKERLLVMGGLAEEQVRLVTAALVDRDAALASRVQSGDQRINGLHIEIDQRCVKLLALHQPVAVDLRAVVAAVKINTDLERVGDLAVNVAEAVQRYLHHTPLRPLDHIPRMADLAQRMLRDALDAYVRREVALAQNVLDTDDIVDALKSQVSIDLVPVMKGAPETIEPSLDLILIARHLERIADHATNIAEDVIFMVSARDVRHHGPPG